AGGGCGTTTCAAGCCGCTTGCTCCGCAAGCAGTTCCCTGAGCTTGAGAATCGGTACTGAAAAAATGTGCTCTGGAGTCGCAGCTATTTTGCCGCTTCCTGCGGCGGTGCACCACTGGAAATCATTCCGCAGTATGTCGAGCGACAGAGAACACCGACTTAAACCCAAGGACGCCCTTGGCGTGCGCGCCTTGTATCCCCACCTTGTATCCCCGCCCAATCGGGTCACCTCCGGCTAAAGGACGCTACGCGTCCGGGACCGACTGGAGCGAGGGTTCACTGCGGACTGGCTAAAATTTTCCAGCGTAAGGGAACCCTCCCAGAGTGCGCCGGGTATCTTTCCAGGTGCGAATCTACTGAGCAGGTTGCTGAGCTTGCGCCTTTCCCTGAACCCCACTGGTGGCTTTCGGATCAAACCCCGAGTCCCTGCCTAGTTCGATCCTGTAAACCTCCCGCTCAACACGGGGTGCAGGCTCCTCAGTCGAGCTACTCTGGGCTGCATCACTTGTGCCCGTTGGACTGGAGGGTTTCGAATCAACTGAGGCGGGCGTATCACCAGGAACGGCATCCTGCTTGCCACTTTCTTTCAGCGCCTGCTCCTGAAGCTCACGCACACTATCCGGAAGCGGTTCTTCAGTCGCGCCAACCTCCTTGAGCTGAGGATCAGTCCACGGTCCCCTGACTTCATATCGCAGAGACAACGCACTCTCAAGAGGGGTACGCAAGAGATAGTTCCCAACCAGCGCTCCCAGACCAATCACCGGATTCAGTAAAAAACCCGTTGCCATGGCCGTTCCACTCATGTCCAGATTAGGACGGACGGTTGCACGAATGTTCAACTGTTCAGACACGAGGTTTGCTCCACCATTGAACGCAATAGTCGCCACTGGACTGTCAATCAGCAGATCCGCTGTATTAATCTGCCCTTTGTTGATATCCAAATTGCCCCGGATGCTGCTCCATGGGAAACCATTTGCAAACGTCTCACCGCGATTCACATTTATATTCAGAATCCGGTTGAACGACTGCAGGGACAACAACTCCAGCACACGGGCACTCTCCGAGTTGACGTGATCGAAAATACCTTCGCTCAGATCAATCTGCGCCTTGCCTTGCATACCTTCATATCCAAGAAACCACGGAAAATTCTGCCAATCAATCTGGGCTTTTACAGTACCTTTGCCTCGACGAATCTGCCCTGGGTGACCCAGCGCACCCATAAACTCTCCCAGATCCTTGATATCAAGCTCAATGTCTGCATTCATGCCTGGATTGGACTGAATAAAACGCCACTGCCCGGTCGCACTTAACGAGGCCGCCGGTCCGGTCAGCATGAGTTTCTCGATATTCCAATGCCGATTGCCGGGGCATTCTGTCCAATCAGTTCGAGTCGGCCAAGCTTCATGCCGTGGAGCACCAAGTCATCCACCACCACATCAACGGGCGGAATCGTTGAAAGCGTCGCTTCGTCAGGCAAAACGGGGGCTGAGCTCTTCGCTTGGGCTGACGAAGCTTTTACCGTTGCATCTTCTGGCCGGTCTGCCCCCAACTCGAGCCTGGCCACACGAGCCTGCAGCCGGCCCACGAACTCACCATTCTCCATTTGCCAGTTCAAGGCACCGTTCGTCTGCGTTGACGAGAAATTGACAGCATACCGATCTCCCGTCACCTGCATGGTTGCATTAACATCATTCAGCTTATTGTCACCCCATTTCGCCAACTTTGTCGAAAGCCGCACTGAACTGAGCGCAGGCATGAACGGCTGTGAAGACGGACTCGATGTGCCAAGGTCTTTCATCAGGCTTTCCTGAACCGCCATCCAGGCCGTCGCATCAAGCGTGTTGGTGGCGATGTTGACTGTCAAGGAATCCTTGGATGCAATCGGCGCTGTGCCGATGCCGACAGCAACAGCGGACAAAGCAGAGCCTTGGCCACCATTTCGGCCAGAGGCATTGATCTGAATCAGATTGCCAATGCGCAACGTACCAGATCCAACCGATGCACTGCTCGGATCGATTTCCCACTGAACACGCGTGTTCAGTGGTGTTCCGGATGCCAGTGTCAGAGGTGCTGGAAACAGCAGCTGCACTCCTTTCATGCTGGAATCCAGTGCAATCCTGAAAGGTCCATCAGCAACCGGCTGGGCCACCGTCATCTCAAATGGCAAAGTGCCCCTGACCCACTGATTCAGGGACGGCATTTTGAAATGATTGTTCAGCGGCTGCATGGCCAGTTCACCTTGAATGGCCAGTGTCGAATCAGGTTCGCCAAATGCGCCCGAAACTCGCAAATCACTGCCCAGCACTTTTGCCTGAAGGTTATTGCTACTGAAACCACTTCCCGTAAAGATCGCCTGGCCGGTCACAGACTCAAGCGCGGGAAAATCTGCGAGCTGCAATGTGCCTCCATGCAGATCCAGCGAGGCCTTGAAAGCGACAGCCTCGAGATCATCGAGCGGCATAGTCAGATCAAGGTTCAAGGTCCAGTCACCAGCACCTTTGAGATCGGCCACCATATCAGGTAATGACGCTGCCAGCGCCGTATCTGTCAATGCTTTCTGATAACCTTGCGCCGGCGAGCGGGTCCGAGCCTGTGCCTTGAGCACTGGATTCGAGAAAAGATTCTCCAACGACGCATCCAGGCGAGTCACATCAACCCGGGTGTCCGGAGCAACCGCCAGTCCACCGGACTGAATTGATGCCGTGAGGATATCCCGGTTCAAACTGAGTTTGCCGTTCAACCCGACAAGTGCTGGCCAGCCTGGCTCCTTGTCTCCTTCTGCCGGCGCGTAATCAATGGTCAAATCCTGCACGCTTCCATCTAACGTGAAAACACCTTTGGACTCACCCTCAAACGGAAATTCGGCAAGCGGCCCGCGAACGACAAATGATGCCTTCGGGATCGTGCCAGAAGTGAAAGCCTGTTTCATCCAGCCAATCACATCCCCTCCAACTTCTGCTGGCATGTAATGATAGAGACGCGAAGCATTGAACTCGGCAAGCGACCCTTGCAGATTCAGGTCACCGGCCTCTGAGTCGTGCCGCTTGTTCCATCCACCTCGCAATGTCAAAAGACCATCAGGGGTCTGTGCTTTAACGTCCTCAATCGTCAGGGTTAGGTCTCCCTGCGGACTCTGACGAACCTGCGCCTTTGTGCGAAGTTCATCAAGCCGTACAGTGGCCATCACGTCAGCGGGAGGATCAATCGTGAGGCCCTGCCCGTCAAATTGCAGTGCGACGGGATTGCCAACTCCGATCTCGCTAATGTATGCGGCGTACTCGGAAACCGGCAGAAACATGCCCAGAGGACCATCGAGCCGAAGTTTGACGTAATCGGCTGTCCAGGACGTCAACTCAGGGCTGGCCACCCCTGTTCCCGCATCAGTTCCCGCCGCCTCCAGCGTGACATTGGCAACCTTTCCCTGCTCCAGGGAAAGCCAGTTTCTTGCGGAGTAACGACCTTTCACCTCAGGCAGATCAACCCATGGAGCAAGTGACGCCGGAACAATATCCGACAGTTCAACGTATAGCTCTCCGTCAATCTCCTCATCACCCACCAGGTCAAACCGCCCCCCCAGCCGGTCGCTCGTCATCGCGAACTCGACCTTCTGTTCAGGTGCTGAAGAAAGCTCGAACTCCCCCTCAAAGCGGTGTGAAAGCAGGCTGTTTCTAAGGCTTAATGAAAAGCCCTTGACTTCAAGCGGCGGGGCTTCGCGTTCCTGATCGATCCAGACGATGATGGCGTCATTCAGATCGATACGACGCTGGGAAAGCAACCACCGGACCGGCTCGGCTCTGTGCCAGACTTGGTCCGTCTCATCAGACTGTGACGGAGCATCCTGATCAGACGCCGGTTCAAGATCGAACCCTGCTACACGGATGACACCTTCCTTGCTGCGCTGAATCGCTAGCGCCAACCCCTCGATACCGATATAGCTGAAGCTAGGCTCAAATGCCAGGACAGAGCGCCATGAAAAATTTGCGTGTATTCTCGGCACAACTAGCGCTTCGTGTCCCTGGCTGTCATATACAGTCAAACCGTCAAGCTCGAAAGCCGGAGACAGACCTCCCCACTCAGCCTTGATCTTGTCGAGCACCACTTTGGTTCCGAGCGCCTCCGACAAAGATGACTCGATCGTGGGGCGCCATGAATCGATCCGGGGCATGAACCAGTACTTTGTAGCAAGCAAGAGCCCAGCCACCACAAAGTAGGACACGATGATCAGTAGCAGAACGACGCGTAAAAATCCTTTGAGCACTCGTAAAGTCATGGGGGACTATTCATCAGGTTTCAGATAGCATAAGGTTACCGTGTTTTAACAGTTACCAACATATGATTGACCTTGTAGGTCAAGCTTTTTGTAGCACGTAGAAACTCATGCAAACACCCCTGCTGCAACCCGCGCTCCAATGGTCTGGAGCGCTTTCGCGCCGAACGCTCAATGACACAGATTTTATGCAATGGCTGCAGATCCATTGCGAAGCGCCTATCACCGACCAGCGAATTCGCACATGGCTAGAAGAGCTTGGGGGACAGCCCATGAGCGAGCAAGCGCTCGCCACGCCAGACTGTCGCCGGGTTCTCAGAAAGCTCCGGGAGCGAGTTTTCTATGGCGTGATGGTTCGTGATCTCGCCGGTCTGGCTTCGCTTGAAGAAGTGACCCGTGCCATGACCAGTCTGGCAGACCTTGCGATTGCGCAGGCCTATCGATCGGTCATGGCGCAACTGTGCGAGCGCCATGGGCACCCGGTTGATCCAGACACCGGCAGGCCACAGGAAATGATCATTGTTGGCATGGGCAAGCTCGGTGGACGAGAACTCAATGTCTCTTCAGATATCGACCTGATCATGCTGTACGGCGAGGAAGGAGAAACCTCTGGCAGCAGGCCAATCTCTCATCATGAGTTCTATGGCAAGCTCACGCGAATGATGATGCCCATCCTGTCCGAGCCCGACGAGAACGGACAGGTGTTCAGGACAGACTTGCGTTTAAGGCCAGACGGAGATTCTGGTCCACTGGCCTGGAGTCTGGACGCATTCGAGCATTACCTCTTCACGCAAGGCCGCGAGTGGGAACGATATGCATGGTTAAAGGGCAGAGTCATCGAGGCACAGGCATTTGCGGATAGCGAATCCACCGTCACGTTGCAGCACGTCGAGAGCATGCGACTGCCCTTTGTCTATCGCAAGTATTTCGACTTCGACGCGCTGTCTGCGCTAAGGGATCTGCGTGAAAGAATCCGGCAAGACTGGAACCGCAAGGCGAGTGCCCGAACCGGGGTAGATGCCCAGCACAACATCAAACTCGGTGATGGTGGCATCCGGGAGATCGAGTTTGTTGTCCAGCTCACTCAACTGATACGTGGCGGCAAGATGCCGGCCCTGCAGAAGCGAGGACTATTGTCGGCCCTGAGTGCGCAGGTAAGATCAGGAGTTCTGCCTGCCCAGATCGCCCACTCACTGAAAAAAGCCTATGTGTTTCTAAGACAGGTCGAGCACGCATTGCAATACCGTGAAGACGGACAGACACATCTACTGCCGAGCGATGAAATGTCTCGTGCCAGCCTCGCCCAGGCGCTGCGCATGGAGCCCCGTGCGTTCGAAGCCCAGCTTGCCGAGCACCGCAGATTTGTTGAAGCGACATTCAGGGATGCGTTCCGGCTGGCTGGTTTGACGGGCAGCCACTTCGCCGGGCACCCGTTACCAGATACTGACCCGCTACAGGAGAATGGCGCAGACCCTGCCCAGGCAGTCAACCAAGTGGCCGAGGATGATTCACTCGAGTCCATGATCCTGCTGTTCGGTGCGAGCAGCGAACAAGTGCAATCCAGGATTGATGCGTTTCTGGACGGTCACAGGATACGCAGCCTGTCGGCTCACAGCCGCACCCGGGTCGATGAATTGCTGCCGCTGATCATTAACGCCTCGCTCGGCACATCGGCCCCGCAAACGACCTGCTTCCGGCTACTGGACCTGATCGAGACAATCGCGCAGCGCAGTGCCTATCTCGCGTTGCTGGTGGAGTTTCCCGCCACACTGGTCCGAGTGGCAATGCTGATGGCGGCAAGCCCCTGGGCAGCCCAGTACGTCATCCAGCACCCGGTCGTACTCGACAGCCTGATTGACTGGACTAGCTTGATGGAGTCGATCGACTTCATCAGATTACGCGAGAACCTGCAAGCCGATCTCGATGCCAGCATGTTGCCCGATGGCCAGCCTGATGTTGAGCGGCAAATGAATCTGATGCGTGATCTGCAACGTCAGGTTAGCTTTCAGTTGCTGTCACAGGATCTGGCAGGGGTGCTTTCGGTCGAGTCTCTGGCAGACAACCTGTCTGCACTGGCTGATACCCTGCTGGAGCAGGCGCTGATCCGGACCTGGAAACTGGTCCTTGCACGTGCCAGATTGCCTTACAGGGATCCTCAGTTTGCGATCATCGCGTATGGCAAGCTTGGCGGCAAGGAGCTTGGTTACTCGTCAGACCTGGATCTTGTGTTTATCTATGATGATGATAACGAGAATGCCCAGGAGCTTTACACGAGGCTGGCGGGCCGACTGACGTCATGGCTTTCAACCATGACGTCATCAGGACGATTGTACGAGGTGGACATGCGCCTGCGACCAGACGGCGATGCAGGACTGATGGCTGTTTCTGTCGAATCGTTCGAGGCCTATCAACTCAACAACGCGTGGTCGTGGGAACATCAGGCACTGACGCGCGCGCGATTCGCGGCAGGCGATCCAGTTGTCGGTCAGCAGTTCGAAAAAATCCGGGAAAGAATACTGACGCTTACGCGCGACGCACTGGATCTCGCCACGAAAGTGCGCGAAATGCGCCAGAAGATCAGTGCCGGACATCCGAATCGTACCGAGCTCTTTGATCTGAAGCACGACGAAGGAGGCATGGTTGATCTTGAGTTCGTGACCCAGTATCTGGTTTTGTTACACGCACATCAGCACCCTGAGCTCGTCCCGAATCTTGGCAACATTGCATTGCTGCGTATCAGTGGCGAACTCGGTCTGATCCAAAGCGAGACTGCCAGGGAGGCAATCGAGGCTTATCGGGTTCTGCGTAAACGCCAGCACGAACTGCGACTGCAAGGCCAGG
This sequence is a window from Orrella marina. Protein-coding genes within it:
- a CDS encoding YhdP family protein; amino-acid sequence: MLTGPAASLSATGQWRFIQSNPGMNADIELDIKDLGEFMGALGHPGQIRRGKGTVKAQIDWQNFPWFLGYEGMQGKAQIDLSEGIFDHVNSESARVLELLSLQSFNRILNINVNRGETFANGFPWSSIRGNLDINKGQINTADLLIDSPVATIAFNGGANLVSEQLNIRATVRPNLDMSGTAMATGFLLNPVIGLGALVGNYLLRTPLESALSLRYEVRGPWTDPQLKEVGATEEPLPDSVRELQEQALKESGKQDAVPGDTPASVDSKPSSPTGTSDAAQSSSTEEPAPRVEREVYRIELGRDSGFDPKATSGVQGKAQAQQPAQ
- a CDS encoding YhdP family phospholipid transporter; this translates as MTLRVLKGFLRVVLLLIIVSYFVVAGLLLATKYWFMPRIDSWRPTIESSLSEALGTKVVLDKIKAEWGGLSPAFELDGLTVYDSQGHEALVVPRIHANFSWRSVLAFEPSFSYIGIEGLALAIQRSKEGVIRVAGFDLEPASDQDAPSQSDETDQVWHRAEPVRWLLSQRRIDLNDAIIVWIDQEREAPPLEVKGFSLSLRNSLLSHRFEGEFELSSAPEQKVEFAMTSDRLGGRFDLVGDEEIDGELYVELSDIVPASLAPWVDLPEVKGRYSARNWLSLEQGKVANVTLEAAGTDAGTGVASPELTSWTADYVKLRLDGPLGMFLPVSEYAAYISEIGVGNPVALQFDGQGLTIDPPADVMATVRLDELRTKAQVRQSPQGDLTLTIEDVKAQTPDGLLTLRGGWNKRHDSEAGDLNLQGSLAEFNASRLYHYMPAEVGGDVIGWMKQAFTSGTIPKASFVVRGPLAEFPFEGESKGVFTLDGSVQDLTIDYAPAEGDKEPGWPALVGLNGKLSLNRDILTASIQSGGLAVAPDTRVDVTRLDASLENLFSNPVLKAQARTRSPAQGYQKALTDTALAASLPDMVADLKGAGDWTLNLDLTMPLDDLEAVAFKASLDLHGGTLQLADFPALESVTGQAIFTGSGFSSNNLQAKVLGSDLRVSGAFGEPDSTLAIQGELAMQPLNNHFKMPSLNQWVRGTLPFEMTVAQPVADGPFRIALDSSMKGVQLLFPAPLTLASGTPLNTRVQWEIDPSSASVGSGTLRIGNLIQINASGRNGGQGSALSAVAVGIGTAPIASKDSLTVNIATNTLDATAWMAVQESLMKDLGTSSPSSQPFMPALSSVRLSTKLAKWGDNKLNDVNATMQVTGDRYAVNFSSTQTNGALNWQMENGEFVGRLQARVARLELGADRPEDATVKASSAQAKSSAPVLPDEATLSTIPPVDVVVDDLVLHGMKLGRLELIGQNAPAIGIGISRNSC
- the glnE gene encoding bifunctional [glutamate--ammonia ligase]-adenylyl-L-tyrosine phosphorylase/[glutamate--ammonia-ligase] adenylyltransferase, producing the protein MQTPLLQPALQWSGALSRRTLNDTDFMQWLQIHCEAPITDQRIRTWLEELGGQPMSEQALATPDCRRVLRKLRERVFYGVMVRDLAGLASLEEVTRAMTSLADLAIAQAYRSVMAQLCERHGHPVDPDTGRPQEMIIVGMGKLGGRELNVSSDIDLIMLYGEEGETSGSRPISHHEFYGKLTRMMMPILSEPDENGQVFRTDLRLRPDGDSGPLAWSLDAFEHYLFTQGREWERYAWLKGRVIEAQAFADSESTVTLQHVESMRLPFVYRKYFDFDALSALRDLRERIRQDWNRKASARTGVDAQHNIKLGDGGIREIEFVVQLTQLIRGGKMPALQKRGLLSALSAQVRSGVLPAQIAHSLKKAYVFLRQVEHALQYREDGQTHLLPSDEMSRASLAQALRMEPRAFEAQLAEHRRFVEATFRDAFRLAGLTGSHFAGHPLPDTDPLQENGADPAQAVNQVAEDDSLESMILLFGASSEQVQSRIDAFLDGHRIRSLSAHSRTRVDELLPLIINASLGTSAPQTTCFRLLDLIETIAQRSAYLALLVEFPATLVRVAMLMAASPWAAQYVIQHPVVLDSLIDWTSLMESIDFIRLRENLQADLDASMLPDGQPDVERQMNLMRDLQRQVSFQLLSQDLAGVLSVESLADNLSALADTLLEQALIRTWKLVLARARLPYRDPQFAIIAYGKLGGKELGYSSDLDLVFIYDDDNENAQELYTRLAGRLTSWLSTMTSSGRLYEVDMRLRPDGDAGLMAVSVESFEAYQLNNAWSWEHQALTRARFAAGDPVVGQQFEKIRERILTLTRDALDLATKVREMRQKISAGHPNRTELFDLKHDEGGMVDLEFVTQYLVLLHAHQHPELVPNLGNIALLRISGELGLIQSETAREAIEAYRVLRKRQHELRLQGQEKARVAPEELASVRLAVRTLWKEVLGN